From a single Labrus bergylta chromosome 14, fLabBer1.1, whole genome shotgun sequence genomic region:
- the nfrkb gene encoding nuclear factor related to kappa-B-binding protein: protein MDALSRMLTDPLEPKEENDGQITEECMLGNCIVNLPEDLLEDPDIFFSVMSESTWTDVLSESQRQHLRQFLPQFPDRNVVEQDGTVSDLFNNRDFNFGNPLHLAQKFFRDGYFNPEVVKYRQLFAKSQKKRQLCSLQQYYHRLLKQILVSRKELLEFAVHNGLDFPPKKKLPTKSHAEMRESRVRRRLNRIIKDVKAECGDSNASSDDEDNSLWNPAPQSPSSPTPTVSLRVLPSLSTQDMKTTDKVEPGERDLKAMIQKHREKRKRQPDHPDLVTTDIHLGDVLSRANIGRKGSVSLFDLCLPKKKLKDERRKKKMRTIKVESEDPCETLASSETQSAPPANIINSLPDTPSTPLTNIKEEIVEESQSSPPSVEEIAVSFFSLLESILRAENLTSTLMLEDKVQLWQSSPASSLNAWFSSVPCWSDLVLQALQFLAGETKDGMMALPSGFSPFVEFSEESQQWRWIGSTQDTEKDLSALCQLWLDSKDLVVKTENEDMLEITSPTPRVSTDYVVRPSTGDERQVFQIQEQQRYNQPHKAFTFRMHGFESVVGPVKGVFDKEMSLNKAREHTLLRSDRPPYVTILSLVRDAAARLPNGEGTRAEICELLKDSQFLAPDVTSAQVNTVVSGALDRLHYEKDPCVKYDIGRKLWIYLHRSRSQEEFERIHQAQAAAAKARKALQQKPKPASKPKSGSKDVGSKTPGCLDAGLDISSNPMSPTPTTPTQNLPGTPKSPVPCAVTTPTKSGVSDAIKASPGVLLVSPPSLPQLGAILPSSQAGPPISQPVTSQHTARLVSHLPTASLPQVRVVSAQSGLVSSAGSQQATLVHQTPHHIRMPVSVSTKSISQTLVSVPLRGQSAGSSVQVPTSLSVSAVAVAKPQTGSSGSHSNNPASPAVLQGVTNPNIKQVSITGQLGMKTTGGAGIPITATNLRIQGKDVLRLPPSSITTDAKGQTVLRITPDMMATLAKSPVATVKLTPEFLGSAASGSKSISATLHVTQSHPSPSSASSTTSCTGDMQTSKAGTVTSALLKAPGDTAIRLMPTLAVTVADQKSRTFTTMSSPDKSAATIRIMPGLGVIPQKQGQTITMTTTTGSKSLTASTCANVVTMAASVVAGAKGITVAPGVSCTPLTLGTATATVRQVPATVVTTQTGKLPTRITVPISVLNQPLKSKSVVTTPIVKGSLNTNISSLGRNIILTTMPAGTKLIAGNKPVSFVTAQQFQQLQQQGQATQVRIQTVPAQQLQQHMATGAPKSVSTVVVTTAPSPKCTPEPPPAPQQ from the exons ATGGATGCCCTCAGCCGCATGCTTACAGACCCCCTGGaaccaaaagaagaaaatgatggCCAAATCACAGAGgaatgcatgctgggaaactGTATAGTGAATCTTCCAGAGGACCTACTTGAGGAT CCTGACATCTTCTTCTCTGTGATGAGTGAGAGCACCTGGACCGACGTGCTGTCAGAGTCCCAGAGGCAGCACCTTCGCCAGTTTTTGCCCCAGTTTCCGGACCGCAACGTTGTGGAGCAGGACGGCACCGTCAGCGACCTGTTCAACAACAGAGATTTCAACTTTGGAAATCCCCTTCACCTCGCCCAAAAGTTTTTCAGAG ACGGATATTTCAATCCCGAGGTGGTCAAGTACAGACAATTGTTTGCAAAGTCCCAGAAAAAGCGACAGTTGTGCTCCCTTCAGCAGTATTACCACAGGCTTTTGAAGCAGATCCTTGTCTCTAGAAAG gaGCTGCTGGAGTTTGCGGTTCACAATGGTCTGGACTTTCCACCCAAAAAAAAGTTACCAACCAAGTCTCACGCTGAAATGCGGGAGTCCAGGGTAAGAAGACGATTGAACAGGATAATAAAAGATGTCAAAGCTGAGTGTGGAGACAGCAATGCCTCGTCTGATGATGAAG ACAACTCGTTGTGGAATCCAGCGCCTCAGTCTCCGTCCTCTCCGACGCCGACTGTTTCGCTCAGAGTTCTTCCGAGCCTCTCCACCCAAGACATGAAGACTACCG ACAAAGTTGAACCAGGGGAGCGGGACTTAAAGGCCATGATACAAAAACATAGAGAGAAGAGGAAGCGACAGCCA GACCACCCAGATTTAGTGACCACAGATATCCACCTCGGAGATGTACTGTCCAGAGCAAATATCGGTCGGAAGGGGAGTGTGT CTCTCTTTGATCTGTGTCTGCCGAAAAAGAAGTTGAAAGAtgagagaaggaagaagaagatgaggacGATAAAGGTGGAATCTGAGGATCCTTGTGAAACGctcgcctcttcagaaacccaATCGGCTCCGCCTGCAAACATCATCAACTCCCTGCCGGACACACCGTCGACTCCGCTGACCAACATCAAGGAGGA GATTGTGGAGGAGTCTCAGAGCAGTCCGCCTTCTGTTGAGGAAATAGCTGTCAGCTTCTTCAGTTTGTTGGAGAGCATCTTAAGAGCAGAAAACCTGACCAGTACTCTAATG ttGGAGGACAAAGTTCAACTGTGGCAGTCCTCTCCAGCCAGCTCCCTCAACGCCTGGTTTTCATCTGTTCCATGCTGGTCTGACTTGGTTCTTCAGGCACTGCAGTTTCTTGCGGGAGAAACAAAAG ATGGCATGATGGCACTCCCGAGTGGCTTTTCTCCATTTGTGGAATTTTCTGAAGAATCTCAGCAGTGGAGGTGGATTG GCTCCACTCAGGATACAGAGAAGGATCTCAGTGCACTCTGTCAGCTGTGGCTAGACTCCAAAGATTTAGTTGTGAAG acagaaaatgaagacaTGTTAGAGATCACATCTCCAACACCAAGAGT TTCGACAGATTATGTGGTGCGGCCCAGCACTGGAGATGAGAGACAAGTGTTTCAAATCCAG GAGCAGCAGCGATACAACCAGCCACACAAGGCCTTCACCTTCAGGATGCATGGATTTGAATCCGTGGTGGGGCCGGTCAAAGGGGTTTTTGATAAAGAGATGTCCCTCAACAAAGCCAGGGAGCACACACTGCTCCGCTCAGACCGTCCGCCATATGTCACCATTCTCTCTCTGG TGCGTGATGCTGCAGCCAGGTTACCCAACGGAGAAGGGACGAGAGCAGAGATCTGTGAACTGTTGAAAGACTCACAGTTTCTCGCTCCAGATGTCACTAGTGCACAG GTGAACACAGTTGTGAGTGGGGCTCTGGACCGACTACACTATGAGAAAGACCCCTGTGTGAAGTACGACATTGGTCGGAAACTTTGGATTTATCTACACCGCAGTCGCAGTCAAGAGGAGTTCG AGAGGATCCATCAGGCTCAAGCTGCTGCTGCCAAAGCAAGAAAAGCTCTGCAGCAGAAACCCAAACCTGCATCCAAGCCT AAGTCTGGAAGTAAAGATGTAGGCAGTAAAACTCCTGGATGTCTGGATGCTGGATTGGATATAAGCTCCAATCCCATGTCACCGACACCTACAACTCCCACCCAGAACTTACCTGGAACCCCTAAATCGCCCGTACCCTGCGCAGTCACAACTCCAACAAAGAGCGGGGTCTCTGATGCTATAAAGGCCAGCCCAGG TGTTCTTCTCGTGTCCCCTCCCTCGCTGCCTCAGCTTGGAGCAATCTTACCAAGCAGCCAGGCCGGTCCGCCAATTTCCCAGCCAGTCACGTCCCAGCACACGGCCCGCCTTGTGAGTCACCTGCCGactgcctccctccctcaggTACGAGTCGTTTCGGCTCAGTCTGGCCTGGTGTCATCAGCTGGAAGTCAGCAGGCCACACTAGTGCACCAGACCCCTCACCATATCAGGATGCCGGTGTCGGTTTCAACAAAGAGCATTTCACAG acattgGTCTCTGTGCCTCTGAGGGGTCAGTCTGCTGGTAGCTCAGTCCAGGTGCCAACTTCCCTGTCCGTGTCTGCTGTAGCTGTGGCCAAACCCCAGACTGGATCGTCTGGTAGCCACTCTAACAATCCTGCTTCCCCTGCTGTGCTGCAAGGAGTCACCAACCCGAATATTAAACAG gtATCCATCACAGGCCAGTTGGGAATGAAGACTACAGGAGGAGCAGGAATTCCAATCACCGCTACAAACCTGCGAATCCAGGGTAAAGACGTACTGCGTCTCCCACCCTCCTCCATCACCACAGACGCTAAAGGCCAGACGGTGTTGCGGATCACCCCGGACATGATGGCGACTCTTGCCAAATCCCCAGTTGCGACGGTCAAACTCACCCCTGAATTCCTGGGAAGCGCCGCCTCAGGCAGCAAGAGCATATCAGCCACTCTCCATGTGACGCAGTCCCACCCTTCACCTTCCTCTGCCTCCAGCACAACATCCTGTACGGGTGACATGCAGACCTCTAAAGCTGGCACTGTTACCTCAGCTTTGTTGAAGGCTCCAGGAGACACCGCCATACGCCTCATGCCCACATTGGCGGTTACTGTGGCTGACCAAAAATCGAGGACCTTCACCACCATGAGCTCCCCTGACAAGAGCGCCGCCACCATTCGGATAATGCCCGGCCTTGGCGTCATTCCACAGAAACAGGGTCAGACtattaccatgacaaccaccACAGGCAGTAAATCGCTCACAGCTTCTACGTGTGCTAATGTAGTGACCATGGCTGCCAGTGTTGTGGCTGGTGCTAAGGGGATCACAGTGGCTCCAGGGGTTTCATGTACACCTCTGACGCTCGGAACGGCTACAGCCACAGTGCGGCAGGTCCCTGCTACAGTAGTCACCACACAAACG GGGAAGTTACCTACAAGGATAACTGTGCCCATTTCTGTCCTCAACCAACCACTTAAGAGTAAGAGTGTGGTGACCACGCCCATTGTGAAAGGAAGTCTGAACACAAA TATCAGCAGTCTGGGCAGGAACATCATCCTGACCACCATGCCTGCTGGAACAAAGCTGATTGCAGGAAACAAACCGGTCAGCTTTGTCACAGCGCAGCAGTTTCAGCAGCTTCAGCAGCAAGGGCAGGCCACACAG GTCCGCATTCAGACTGTTCCGgcgcagcagctccagcagcacatGGCAACTGGCGCCCCGAAATCTGTGTCCACAGTTGTAGTGACAACAGCACCTTCGCCCAAATGTACCCCCGAACCCCCGCCTGCACCTCAACAGTGA